The genomic interval AACGAGCAGGCGCTTGCCATTCTCGAAGAGGTTGGGCTAAAGGACCGGGCGGGCGAGTGGCCCTATGTCCTGTCTGGAGGCCAGAAGCAGCGCGTGGCGCTGGCACGCGCGCTGGTGGCGCATCCGCAAATTCTGGCGCTGGATGAACCCCTCGGGGCGCTCGATGCGCTCACCCGCATCGAAATGCAGCTTCTGCTGGAGCGCATCTGGCGCAAGCAGAAATTCACCGCCGTTCTCGTTACGCACGATGTTTCGGAAGCCGTCGCACTTGCAGACCGCATCGTCGTGATTGATGAGGGGCGCATCGCCCTTGATCTCGATGTGAAACTGCCGCGTCCGCGCCGACACGGCACCCCGGAATTCGCGCGGCTTGAAGAGCAGGTTCTGAACCAGCTTTTCGGTCGTGGTGAAATCGGTGGGTGATGTGATGGACCGGCAGGGTCGAGACCCTGCCGGAACCAGATAATCAGCCGATGCTCATCAGGCTGGCATTGCCGCCGGCAGCCGTTGTGTTGACGCTGACGGAGACTTCTTCCACCAGCCAGTCGAGATTGTAGGGCTGGGTTTCACGGTCAAGCGCTTCCGTCGTGGCGGCCTGAACCAGAACCAGAGGACCGGGCAGGGCGGCGATTTTCTTGTTGATCGCAACGACACGTTCCGCATCGCCCTCGATCAGCGCGCCGGCGAAGGGGGCGGATTTTTCCCAGCTGTCAGCCCAGGTGATACGCGAGGTGACGGTTGCCGGCAATCCGTAGATCGACTTTTCCAGCCCCGACGCATTATCGATAACGACCGAGTTGCCGGTGGCAAGCGCTGCCGCAAGTTGGCGATAGAGCCCTTGCTCGGTGGCCGGAATAAGCAGCACCTTGCCGCGCGGATGCAGCGCATAGACGTTGCGTTCGCCGACTGGGCCTGCCAGTTCGGTTTCGAAACCGAGGCCGGAGAGGGCTGCGGCCTGTCTTGCGGCTTCGGCTGCAACGCTCTGGCCGTTTTCATCCAGCCAGCGGGCGAGATCGACAGCCGCCTGGTCCTGCTGGCTGGCAACGCGGTCGATCTTCGGCGCGGTTTGTGTGACGCGGCCGAGATAGAGCGGGCCGCCCGCCTTGGGGCCGGTGCCGGAGAGGCCTCGCCCGCCAAAGGGCTGGACGCCGACCACGGCGCCGATGATGTTGCGGTTCACATAGAGATTACCGGCCGCGACGCGCGACAGGACATGCTGGATGGTATCGTCAAGACGCGTATGCAGGCCGAAGGTCAGGCCATAGCCGGTGGCGTTGATCTCGTCGATCAGCCGGTCGAGATTGTCGCGCTTGAACCGGATGACGTGCAGCACCGGCCCGAAGACCTCCTTCTTCAGATCGGCGAGCGATTTCATCTCGATGATTGTCGGTGGCACGAAGGTGCCCTTGCCGGTTTCGCCGGCAAGCGAAATCTGCTCGATCCGGTGGCCGAGTGCGCGCATGCTGTCAACGTGTTTTTCGATAATGCCTTTAGCTTCAGCGGTGATCACGGGGCCGACATCGACGGAAAGGCTATCGGTGCGCCCGATGCGCAATTCGTGCAGCGCGCCTTTCAGCATCGTCAGGGTGCGGTCGGCCACATCTTCCTGCAGGCAGAGAATGCGAAGCGCCGAGCAACGCTGGCCGGCACTGTCGAAGGCAGAGGCGATGACGTCGGCGACGACCTGCTCGGCAAGCGCTGAGGAATCGACGATCATGGCGTTCTGGCCGCCGGTCTCGGCAATCAGGGGAACGGGCTGGCCGTTTGCGAGAACCCGGCCTGCGAGTTGACCCTGGATGAGGCGCGCCACTTCCGTGGATCCGGTGAACATCACACCCGCCGTGAGCGCTGAGCCGACAAGTGCCGCACCGGTCTTGCCGTCACCTGGCAGAAGTTGCACGGCGTCCTGCGGAACGCCTGCCTCATGCAGCAGGCGCACACCCTGCGCGGCGATCAACGGGGTTTCTTCGGCGGGCTTTGCCAGTACCGGATTACCGGCAACCAGTGCTGCCGTTACCTGACCGATGAAGATGGCAAGCGGGAAGTTCCACGGGCTGATGCAGACGACCGGGCCGAGCGGTGTCTCGTTGGCCTTGAAGGTCTTCCGGGCTTCCGCTGCGTAATAACGCAGGAAGTCAATCGCCTCGCGCACCTCGGCAATGGCGTTTGGCATGGATTTTCCGGCCTCGCGCATGATGAGGCCAAGCAGGGCCGGCATCTCGGCCTGCATCCGGTCGGCAGCGCGCTCCAGGCAGGCGGCGCGCTCCTCGACCGGCGTGGAAGACCAGTTGGAGGCTGCGGCCCTTTGCATTGCCGCCTCGACATCGGCCTCTGTCGGTTCGGTTACATAACCGACGACATCATTGTGGTCGCCGGGATTGAGGACCGGGCGTGTCTTTCCGCCTGCATGCGGTGCTGCGGCTTTCCATTCCGTCGTCGCACCTGCCTTAAGGACGTTGTCCAGCGCGGCAAGTGCCGTTTCATTCGAAAGATCGAGGCCGGCGGAATTTGCCCGTTCGGGGCCGAAGAGACCAGCGGGTGCAGCAATGCGGTCGTGCCGTGCGCCGGGAACGGGGTAAGCCTTGACCACGGTGACCGGATCTTCCAGCAGGGAAGCCACCGGCACGGCGGGATCCGCTATGCGGTTGACGAAGGAGGAGTTCGCGCCGTTTTCCAGCAGACGGCGGACAAGATATGCAAGCAGCGTCTCGTGGGTGCCAACAGGCGCATAAAAGCGGCAGGGACGATCGAGCTTCTTCTTGCCGACGACTTCGCTGTAAAGCGGTTCGCCCATGCCGTGCAGGCACTGGAACTCATAATCACCGAGTTTGAAGTCCGGACCGGCGAGATGGTAGATGGTCGCCATGGACTGGGCGTTGTGGGTCGCAAATTGCGGGAACACGACGTCACGCGCGGCAAGCAGCTTGCGGGCGCAGGCGATATAGGAGACATCCGTGTGCACTTTGCGGGTGAAGACCGGGAAGTCTTCCAGCCCGTCCACCTGTGCGCGCTTGATCTCCGCATCCCAATAGGCGCCCTTGACAAGACGCACCATGATGCGGCGACCGGCACGTCGGGCGAGATCGATGATGTAGTCGAGAACAAAGGGGCAGCGGCGGCCATAGGCCTGCACAACGAAGCCTAGGCCGTTCCAACCGGCAAGATCCTTGTCGAGCGCCAGTTCCTCCAGAAGATCGAGCGACAGTTCCAGCCGGTCAGCTTCCTCGGCGTCAATGTTGAGGCCGATATCGTATTTCTTGCTGAGCAGCATCAGGGATTTCACACGCGGCAGAAGCTCCGCTATTACCCGCTCTGCCTGCGCACGGGCATAACGCGGATGCAGGGCCGAAAGCTTGATGGAAATTCCGGGGCCACCATAGATGCCACGCCCGGCGGAGGCCTTACCGATGGCGTGAATGGCGTTTTCGTAGTCCTTGTAATAACGCTCCGCATCCTTGGCGGTGGTCGCCGCTTCGCCGAGCATGTCGTAGGAATATTGGAAACCCTGTTCCTCCAGCGGTTTCGAGCGCTTGATCGCTTCCCCAATCGTTTCGCCGGTCACGAATTGCTCGCCCATCATGCGCATCGCCATATCGACGCCGCGGCGAATGACGGGTTCGCCAGCCCGGGCGATCAGCTTGGTCAGAGCCGCCGAAAGGCCGCTGTCATTGACCGTCGAGGTCAGCTTGCCGGTGATGACGAGACCCCAGGTTGCGGCGTTGACGAACAGCGAGCGCCCGCCGCCGATGTGGGACTTCCAGTCGCCGCGGGCGATCTTGTCGCGGATCAGCGCGTCGCGGGTGGCGGTGTCGGGAATGCGCAGCAGCGCTTCGGCAAGGCACATCAGGGCCACGCCCTCATGGCTGGAGAGCGAATATTCCTGCACCAGCCCCTCGACGCCGGTGCCTTTCGTCTTGGCGCGCAACGCCTCGATCAGCTTGGTTGCCGTGGTGCGAATGGCTGCGGCCTGCTCGGGCGTGACGGTCGCAGCATCGATCAGAGGCGCCAGGCACTCTTCCTCTGGGCGGCGGTAAGCGGCGGTAATTGCTTTGCGCAACGGGCTCTGCTCGCGCACGGGCGGTGCAAAATTCTGGAAAATACCGTTCACCGTCTGCTGCGGGTTTACATCGGCTTTGCTTGCACCATCGGCCATTCTGAAAATCCTGAAAAAGCTGTTGAAGACAGACTGTCAGCGGCAGCGTGTCCTCCGCTCGCCGCTTGTCATTCTGTTGCGTACAATATCATTGCTGTAAAAATTGCTATGGTCC from Agrobacterium tumefaciens carries:
- a CDS encoding ABC transporter ATP-binding protein; translated protein: MSTSNVTTLRRPDAPSSSPSGAETKVEQRGKQNDSKVAFSFRNVTKAFGDKPVLRGIDLDVREGEFLAIIGKSGCGKSTLLRILAGLDAPTSGTVSKDASSRTRMMFQEPRLLPWERIANNVSVGLTGIAKGEAANEQALAILEEVGLKDRAGEWPYVLSGGQKQRVALARALVAHPQILALDEPLGALDALTRIEMQLLLERIWRKQKFTAVLVTHDVSEAVALADRIVVIDEGRIALDLDVKLPRPRRHGTPEFARLEEQVLNQLFGRGEIGG
- the putA gene encoding trifunctional transcriptional regulator/proline dehydrogenase/L-glutamate gamma-semialdehyde dehydrogenase, translating into MADGASKADVNPQQTVNGIFQNFAPPVREQSPLRKAITAAYRRPEEECLAPLIDAATVTPEQAAAIRTTATKLIEALRAKTKGTGVEGLVQEYSLSSHEGVALMCLAEALLRIPDTATRDALIRDKIARGDWKSHIGGGRSLFVNAATWGLVITGKLTSTVNDSGLSAALTKLIARAGEPVIRRGVDMAMRMMGEQFVTGETIGEAIKRSKPLEEQGFQYSYDMLGEAATTAKDAERYYKDYENAIHAIGKASAGRGIYGGPGISIKLSALHPRYARAQAERVIAELLPRVKSLMLLSKKYDIGLNIDAEEADRLELSLDLLEELALDKDLAGWNGLGFVVQAYGRRCPFVLDYIIDLARRAGRRIMVRLVKGAYWDAEIKRAQVDGLEDFPVFTRKVHTDVSYIACARKLLAARDVVFPQFATHNAQSMATIYHLAGPDFKLGDYEFQCLHGMGEPLYSEVVGKKKLDRPCRFYAPVGTHETLLAYLVRRLLENGANSSFVNRIADPAVPVASLLEDPVTVVKAYPVPGARHDRIAAPAGLFGPERANSAGLDLSNETALAALDNVLKAGATTEWKAAAPHAGGKTRPVLNPGDHNDVVGYVTEPTEADVEAAMQRAAASNWSSTPVEERAACLERAADRMQAEMPALLGLIMREAGKSMPNAIAEVREAIDFLRYYAAEARKTFKANETPLGPVVCISPWNFPLAIFIGQVTAALVAGNPVLAKPAEETPLIAAQGVRLLHEAGVPQDAVQLLPGDGKTGAALVGSALTAGVMFTGSTEVARLIQGQLAGRVLANGQPVPLIAETGGQNAMIVDSSALAEQVVADVIASAFDSAGQRCSALRILCLQEDVADRTLTMLKGALHELRIGRTDSLSVDVGPVITAEAKGIIEKHVDSMRALGHRIEQISLAGETGKGTFVPPTIIEMKSLADLKKEVFGPVLHVIRFKRDNLDRLIDEINATGYGLTFGLHTRLDDTIQHVLSRVAAGNLYVNRNIIGAVVGVQPFGGRGLSGTGPKAGGPLYLGRVTQTAPKIDRVASQQDQAAVDLARWLDENGQSVAAEAARQAAALSGLGFETELAGPVGERNVYALHPRGKVLLIPATEQGLYRQLAAALATGNSVVIDNASGLEKSIYGLPATVTSRITWADSWEKSAPFAGALIEGDAERVVAINKKIAALPGPLVLVQAATTEALDRETQPYNLDWLVEEVSVSVNTTAAGGNASLMSIG